CAACTTGATGTTGGTAGTCAGTGAGTCATTATCACGCGTTTTTTGTCATGTTGGTAACAAAACTTATAAATGGTAACACATCCCCTATTCTACGATGGACACATGGCGCAAGTAGCAACTAGATTAAAAGGAAAGCTTCTTGACGATCTTAAGCTAATAGAAAGTGAAGAGAGAACGGATAGAGCAACAGTTCTTAGAAAGCTTATAGCGGTCGGAATAAGCCACTGGAAGCTTGAACACGCCCTAAAATTGTATATGAACAAAAAGGCTACCACTTGGAAAGCCGCTGAAACAGCGGGGTTATCACTCTACGAGTTCATCGACGTCCTAAGAAGCAGGAGGATACCTGCACAGTACACAATAGAGGACCTCGAAGAGGATTTAAGAGGACTCGTGGAGTGATTGGTCGTTGTAAATTCTACCCCACTTCTCTATTTAGCTAAAATAGGAAAACTTAGGAAAATTATTGAACATTTCGGGCTGATGGTTATTCCAGAGACAGTTTACGATGAAACAGTGCGTAGAGGGATGGCGTTAGGAAAACCAGAAGCGCAAGTAATCAACGAATTAATCAAAGACGGACGAATCAAAGTCGAGAAAGTGAAGAAAATTTTGGGTGAAATCAAGGGATTACATAGAGGGGAAGTAGAAGCCTTATCACTGGCTAAAGGAAGAAGAGATGAAATCATCATAGACGACAAATCAGCATACGAATATGCCAAGATCCTGAGAATAAAGGCGCTGAGAAGCATAAGAGTGATGCTGACTTTGATGAAAGACAAAGAGTTGACATTTGACGATTTGAAGAAGAATCTGCAGCTGTTGTCTCAGTCAGGATTCTGGTTAACCGCTGACGTGTATGCAAGAATACTTGAAGAAGCACGAGCTATTTCAAGCACAACAAGAGACTAAAAATAATCCATACAACACCTCCAAAAACCTTTTGAACAATACTAAAACAACGTTCGCTCTTCATGTTGGCACAAATCTTTGAAGAGGATTTCCCTTCAGAACCCTCTGAAGCTGAGAGTAGCTCAGACCTCTCACAACATCTCCGTATATTTCACATTTCCCCAAAAAACTCATTTTTTCAGGGCTTCGAACAACAACTTCCACCTCGTTACCAGAGGAAA
The DNA window shown above is from Candidatus Bathyarchaeota archaeon and carries:
- a CDS encoding DUF3368 domain-containing protein; its protein translation is MVVVNSTPLLYLAKIGKLRKIIEHFGLMVIPETVYDETVRRGMALGKPEAQVINELIKDGRIKVEKVKKILGEIKGLHRGEVEALSLAKGRRDEIIIDDKSAYEYAKILRIKALRSIRVMLTLMKDKELTFDDLKKNLQLLSQSGFWLTADVYARILEEARAISSTTRD